ATATCATTCCTAACATAACATCAGAATCGGTATGAGCACTTACATCaacattaattttatttccttCAATCCTAATATATTCACATCTATTTGAAGCAAAACCATATGAACAGCTATTATctaaatttgaaaaatcaACACCAATTAAGTTAGGAATTGCACCtcctttattaaatataattggttttttttctactttattagatttatttataaaatataaactgctttcaattttatcttttatataagGTGGCATTTTAAAGATATACATGATATCACttttcttaatatattttgtttgaGGTGGGAATGAAatattagataaaaattGATTTTTTGATCTTAAATTAGGTATTTTATAAtagataatattattattatgtaaCTTTAATTCTGTTGGTAAAATAGGAGATGTATTATCTATAACGAAGCTATTCTTATAATTCAAATCTAATTTCATGGTAAAGTTATCACCTAGATCACAGTGTAATGTCTTatcttcataaaaaaaattttctatatctttttttatatggaAAATATACAACTTATAATTTTCGTATTCAGTAACAGTGTCaattttatgaattatattAACTGGATATAGTAAATTGTCATATGAAAAATGAAAGCATTTTTTTAAGTCCGTTTTTACTTCATTTAAAACacttaaaacaaaatatctATCATCTCCTTCAACAATAAGTTCATCATATTTAATAGTACAAGAATAAACATTATCACTTCCTCTTATAAAACCAGGATTTAAatcatcttttttaaaatataataaagtgCAATGTTTTACCGAACCGGTATAACGAAATACATAAGAATATGAAagattttcattttcaaaaCTATATATTAGTCTAGAATTTTCTaatggaaaaaaattatctttatGACATTTATATCCTTCACTTTTACCGTTTGCTGGTGCTAATACAACActattatatacataatataaTTGACATGTAGAAAGATTAGTATCTGATTGACTAGTTAAATAATAACCGCCAACTTTTACAATATctcttattattttatccCCTATTTTCAAATCAACATCATCACAGTAAAAATCATGCATACTCTTGtatttacattttatatAAGTAGCTGAAAAAGGAGCCTCAGAGGTAACATATTTAAAACCTATTTCATTGCCACTTATTATAAGCTTTAACATGAAATaagatatatttatgttaGCCTTGAGATAACGAAAATTAAATTTGtaactgaaaaaaaaaatatatatatatatatatataattaagaataatttatatgaaataattttatgaaaaaaatatatatgtaaaacaattttttttttttattttatatatattttattattttttcttttttttatgtactCCCAAGATTTTCCATCATTATTGCTACCAAAACAaacaattaaatttttagaattatCATGAATAATTTGATGATTAATACCACACAttagtaaaaaattttctccGAAAAGATCATAATGTTTTGAATAATAATCAGTCAcagataaataattaaacacAATGTAATTCAATGCTGTTCTTTTCGTTTCAAATGTAATACCATCATAACTAGTTGAATAAAAACATTTACATGGTGTTCTATAAAGATTCATATTATAGCAAAAAACAactattattttatcttctGTTGAAAAAGTGTAAAAATATCTAATATTTCTATTTGTATTTCCTattattaattcattttttttttcccatttatcttcttcatttactttatatatgtaaatattaaatgtatattttggATATTCAGTAGACTTATAATATAAGCAAACCTTTAATAACTGATTCTTAAAACTTACATAATGTTGTCTAAAGCAAGTTGTTTCTTCAACTCTCTTTAAAATACTCTCATTtacaatattaaaataatagcaTTTTACTCTATTAAACAGTAGAAATGCCAAACATAAGATGTAAAGTAACTTCCTTAGAAgcattttaatgaaaataaaaaagtaaatatctatatatgtatatatatatatatatatatagatagaTAGATAGATAGATAGATAGATAGATAGATAGATAGATAGACAGATAGATGGATAGATAGATAGATAGATGGATAGACAGATGGATAGACAGATGGATAGATAGATAAGTAGatagatatatttaaaaaaataatataaaatatattttaagaattaaataaattattgatgtatttatttactcatttgtttattatttattttttctttttatcaatcctaaaaaagttataaaacttttccaaaaaaaatatgttaattaaagcaaaatatatatataaaaaaaaaaaaagttataagattaaatttaatatatattaatataacagaattatttattgcattttttataaaataaatcttgttttaaaaaatataatcaaTTTTGTAAATGAACAATGAAAAATTACCTCAATGTCAGGCGGCATacatgtatataaaaaagtacatagaaaaaaaaatgttctaaaaatttatatttttaatttttaaaataaaaatttaaaagaaaaaaaaagtatttgattttttcatatcaatttttttatttttttcttatatttggcatgtcttattttttttattttatttttgttgtaGATGGAATTACCGtgtattcaatttttttcatttcctCTGCTTTaattgtaaaataaatatttaattaaatgagtacttttaaaatatatatatactaattaaaaataatataaatttttgttaataggaattggaaaattaaaatgaaataagaaaaaaactaTTTATCCCccaaaatttatatatatagaatttttttgttttctgaATTCTTATAGGTCGTTGTTACATCAGAtttataagtatatatattatcaaaCATTGATATTTTCAtccaaaaataaatattttaaatatgaatatatatttaatttttacatttatttttataagaatatttattttttaatcttattagaaattttaattgaaaattcacacgcatatatatatatatataaacatcataaaaaaaaaaaaatgatttcatattgaaaaataaaatttaataatacaaaagtaaaaattatatgaaatataaatagtaaataattagaaaaaaaaaagcatattTAAAAGAACAAGAATAATTCCCAGTTTAAgtaaaattgaaaaagaaataattctttaatattatttataaatttacatAGTATTTGTCTTACAATAATTAGAAAgttcatatttttatctttttttatttaaatatatttttttatcatattagaattattctatatttaaatcatttgagaatttttttctatatatagaTACGCAATTTTCAAATATGTTCTAATAAACCCTTATGATTAAGCTAAAAATAATCATaagaaaatatgataaattttgcaattttattttgtgaaaataatttcataGTATTCTCTATAATTGTCTCAAATTATAAACAAATgattatgcatatatatattgagaAATAATTgtaaatgattttttaattattaaaatatattctttaaaaatttttaatttttctatctGAGagatttttaattaataactgtatattcattatttctataaaagtgattatttaaaaattattttttctattattattttaaaaattgttaaaaaaatatatctacaTAGCTATAAAAGGAAAGATTAGTCTTTAATTATCGTGTTCATCcctataaaaaatttaaatcaatttttgtttttaccTTCAATGCGCTgtaatatactttttataaagaatatgatatcctaaaaaaattacattgttatatatgtaaactactaattatatgaaaaaaattaatttttttttttttattttaattaaaaaatagctattaaaaaagaaaagaaaaggtATGTAACTAAttgttaatatataaaaaaagaacttCAAAAATAAATGCTTTATTGTATCATATATCTTAAACTTTTAGATATTTTAATACTacataagaaaattttttaaaataaaataaaataaatgtaaataataaaataattaaagtataatttaaattataacaaaaaaaaaaaaaaaaaaatactattaattaattataagaaaatattagTTATAATTTAAGTGtaatttaatttagaaactataagaaaaaacttaatgtatttatatattatgaaaaaaataattttctataCATTAAGAGATACATAATTCATATAGTTTACCTTGAACTTTATGGTTTAATTCTATAAATGATACTGTATTGTTtaagatatattaaaataaatttaaataaatttgtttctttttaaatattttactttttttaaaaaaaagttaaaagaaAACTATTTTTTACCTGTGCTGATTTATTCATTGTAATTCATAATAAGAAGATATAACTAATATGttgtatttataaaaatagcttcaccttttttatatatatttataacaaaattaACTCTTCTAATTATTAATACAATAATATTTACTAAAACCATCTATATTCATTCCATCAGCATATATTAATACGAACTTCAAATTATCTAACATAATAAGATCACGAGGGTTACAATCACCTctcttatttcttttaatttctgtttttattaaaataatattttcagATGTATAATATAAGTAACACAAAAAATCATCTTTACCCATATAAGAAGAAACATAATTATTATCTATTTTCAATACTgcttgtaaattttttttgtctttttgTAAATCTATAGGATTGCATTCGAAATCAAAATCGGTATTATAATTGCATTCTATATAATCTCGAGCCCaaatattattcttatatttaGTAAAGTGAAAACCTATTGACCTACCATTTATTACAGGTTTTAatctattataattaaaatctGGACTAACATAATAAAATCGAAAAATtgtactaaaaaaaaaaaaaaaaatttatatgtatatataattatgaatAGGTGatatgaaattattttatgaaaaaatttaaaaaatgaaatatttttcactgattttttttatgtttttaccCCCAATTTACTCCATTATCACTGCTAGCAGTGCaagtaataaataatttggGTTTTTTATCCCAAGATATATTTCCATTCAGAGaacatattaataaataatttttttctttaaaataaaatggttGTGAAGAATAGTCGTTTATAGAAGAAATATCATGAGGTATCATAGAAAAACTTGTACTCATATTTTCAAAATGAATCCCATCATTACTAACTGAACGAATGCattcatatttttgtaaTCTTGAATTAGAAAAACAATTTACAacaattaatttttcattaattacaTAGCTGTAGTACAAATAATTCGTAgtttctttattatatattagttCTGATTTTATTTCccatttatcatttttaattgtttGAACTAATATTTTTTGGTAAGAATCATCCATATCATACCATAAATAACACaatttatacatttttttaagaaagtATACATATTGTTGTTTCTTGCACTGATCATTATGTTTTattgtataatttttataattcacAATATTATTACCCAAATTTTTTACTATATTGGCTAATATACAAatcaaataaaagaaataagatATTTTCTTTGGAATTACcattatgataaaaataaaaatatttgcaCATATATGTAgatgaataataaaaaaatttgatcTAAGTAATAGttgtaaaattaataataggCACTTCCCCttgaatttttctttttgctattaaaaaaaataaatatattaaaaatataattattacatttaactatatatatgtatattttttataatcccTTGaaatataacaatttaaatgTTACAATCATGCATTTTCTTCAatctgtatatatatatattttttaataatctatattttattgaatttttatcttctatatcatttttttttttatattgtgaGAAATGTTCCAAACTaagattttatttattataatttatttaacttttacataagtatatatataataaccactaaaaataactttttttttaaaaaaatatataactaaatagaaattaaaaatatattactattaaaactttttttttaaaaaaatatataaccaaatagaaattaaaaatatattactattaaaactttttttttaaaaaaatatataactaaatagaaattaaaaatatattactattaaaactttttttttaagaaaattgccacaaaatttttttttatatttaagatttatttgatattttttctatactTATATCTATTCCTATTTCTACatctatatttttagatatatataatttttttgcaCATAAAACGTTTTAAAATTTGTTACGCACCTCAGacttttttaatgaattaaaattgcaactaaattttttatttataaaataattaattggATATATTTTctgaaaattaataatttcaatatataattaagGATCATATTGGAATTTTATAAgggtaaatattttttgagtttattaaaaaattttattgaaaatttatataaaaaaaaaagataaaaataaaaaagatggAAACAAACAGTTTAGAAATTaaggaaataaaatataagatACAACACAACGGAAAGACTAAATAATGGAAAATATAATGtgtatgaaaaataaaattagtaaaagtagtatattaaaaaaaatagtaattcttatattttttaatcaaataaaaaaaggtataattttttttcgttttataaaatttcaaTTATAAACACTCactactattttttttatataatttttcatatttttatattttattataaaaatcatattactattttattttaaagcatttctttttattgttttaaatttagaaattaatataattctacattatatttttttttttttcgcaatcctatatatatatttatatattataaatgataaatataaattctcTTAATTGTAGATAAttgtgtattttttttagtgatTTTATTTCAAATCTCTTCTATCttaatataaacatataattatgaagtaaaaaaaaaaaaaacatatagaATAATTAAGAAATgcaaagaaataaaattagaagAAATGTTCATTCAGCCCATAAGTAGTGAAAATTATATTGAGAAATTGtctattttataatataatattatatatatataatagtaaTTAAATGAGATTAGttataagttttttttttttaaagagtttttaatttataaatcaTATATTATTACAAGGTTAATATACAAggaaaatattcaaaaaaaaattttttttttaatttgattaaaaattgttaataaaaaagaaaataagtaatttattaaaaagactagttgaaaatattaaatttatattcaaGAATttctaatgaaaatataaaaatctaAGTTGAGAAAATATCAATTTTAAATTCATAAttgtaattataatttaagtttttttttttcttttttttttttacaacaaatatacttatttttttatagttttctatatatattttactatATAGTTTGTAATTTTACATGTGttacataatttttctaatgaaaatttcaatgaaataaaacatgtttcaaatttttattaattatagtgattaaaaattaattacaaaaatgatttttaaaggaatattttatttcattttattttatttgaatttcaaatgtaaaaatcaaaatttttacttGTGCTGATATTTTCTGTATGCgtttttagaaaatataataataatattttttattattgtttcaataaatttttcaaaataaattaagaTTTGATCATtgttttaattcattttatttatttattagcttattttttattttatcttattttattttaatttttttttttttttggaaagtATAGcaaatattttgaatttgAGAACATATTTTGTTTGTTAAATAGTAAAAACAGTTTTTTACTATTTCAAATTGCTATGATGTAGTCAACATTTtgcattatttaattttttcttttataaaaattaaaaaaatatacatacatTTTTCTCCTTATCATGACTCCTAGTAAGTGCTGAAAagcaatataaaaaagaaataaaaaaaattgtctgaactactttaatttttgaaTACGCTTTTGTATATATGTTTAGGTAATGCTAAATtcaaatttctttttttgtttttgttatatatttgtttctttttatataaaaaaatcccaaaataaaaataatttaaagttatataaaaacttaaataCTTTTGTATTAACCAACaatagtattaaaaaaaatatatattttaaaaaaagttatggATTTTGCactaattatttatattcccattcttttttaaaaaaaaaacatacataTTTTGAATTAAGCAAACAATATCACAtacttttcaaaaaaaaaatgaatcagAAGGATGAAGcaatgaaaaatgaaaaagataaaacagaattaataaaagatatttttaaaaaaaaggaagtgaactgtaataataaagaagaaatagaattaaatgaagaaaaaattcttgagaataatatattaagtgaaaaaaaaataaatgaagattTATTCAAAGGAAACTTCAATAAAAACTTATTAaaggaaaatttaaatgatgatatttcaaaaaaaaatatagaagaagaaaaatcaaatgaaaatgtgaataaagaaaatcaaaaaataaaaaataacgaATCC
The genomic region above belongs to Plasmodium relictum strain SGS1 genome assembly, chromosome: 10 and contains:
- the PSOP12 gene encoding secreted ookinete protein, putative, coding for MLLRKLLYILCLAFLLFNRVKCYYFNIVNESILKRVEETTCFRQHYVSFKNQLLKVCLYYKSTEYPKYTFNIYIYKVNEEDKWEKKNELIIGNTNRNIRYFYTFSTEDKIIVVFCYNMNLYRTPCKCFYSTSYDGITFETKRTALNYIVFNYLSVTDYYSKHYDLFGENFLLMCGINHQIIHDNSKNLIVCFGSNNDGKSWDYKFNFRYLKANINISYFMLKLIISGNEIGFKYVTSEAPFSATYIKCKYKSMHDFYCDDVDLKIGDKIIRDIVKVGGYYLTSQSDTNLSTCQLYYVYNSVVLAPANGKSEGYKCHKDNFFPLENSRLIYSFENENLSYSYVFRYTGSVKHCTLLYFKKDDLNPGFIRGSDNVYSCTIKYDELIVEGDDRYFVLSVLNEVKTDLKKCFHFSYDNLLYPVNIIHKIDTVTEYENYKLYIFHIKKDIENFFYEDKTLHCDLGDNFTMKLDLNYKNSFVIDNTSPILPTELKLHNNNIIYYKIPNLRSKNQFLSNISFPPQTKYIKKSDIMYIFKMPPYIKDKIESSLYFINKSNKVEKKPIIFNKGGAIPNLIGVDFSNLDNSCSYGFASNRCEYIRIEGNKINVDVSAHTDSDVMLGMICPVDSNNQNICFNDVYDNDKKVFIRDYFEDNEGLLTILPKTYIHIPGSSITYEESNLIIGREFLEKLYKNRSNYKNSLVCKCYMNKVHYEVTFNLSQNF
- the PSOP12 gene encoding secreted ookinete protein, putative produces the protein MVIPKKISYFFYLICILANIVKNLGNNIVNYKNYTIKHNDQCKKQQYVYFLKKMYKLCYLWYDMDDSYQKILVQTIKNDKWEIKSELIYNKETTNYLYYSYVINEKLIVVNCFSNSRLQKYECIRSVSNDGIHFENMSTSFSMIPHDISSINDYSSQPFYFKEKNYLLICSLNGNISWDKKPKLFITCTASSDNGVNWGTIFRFYYVSPDFNYNRLKPVINGRSIGFHFTKYKNNIWARDYIECNYNTDFDFECNPIDLQKDKKNLQAVLKIDNNYVSSYMGKDDFLCYLYYTSENIILIKTEIKRNKRGDCNPRDLIMLDNLKFVLIYADGMNIDGFSKYYCINN